The following coding sequences are from one Mycobacterium bourgelatii window:
- a CDS encoding FUSC family protein, translated as MNSPPAQLIWSCRPVRRRKERRSRVSGRYGVRERRERHLPDGSTRPPTWLADLYQRAQIWTIGSDPGLLRLRLAIRTTAALGCSLLVMSLVTRAEGQPLTVALLGALITMIAARSVNEPDPRQQRITMALLPLPAALSIAAAALLTPYRLASDFVFVVIVFAAVYIRRFGPRGRAFGMVAFMAYFFTLYLRAGVRELPWMVAAVVVGTVCTFVMTAYVLPDRPERVLRATIRSLRARMAIVVDTTAEALRAGRLDERRRRRIRARIARLNDTALMVQSQIEDEANPARLGPGIGDEALTPWLFDAELAVEWVAIAGQRATLVAAEIPAATRAELAATLTQLARAIRLPRSGALHDVASHAQQVLDAQPPIEPGSEESGVNMVRRLASAIIAAATATSEVRALLEHPDSQPASPPERDVLEAPPADVDTDHSRRGLLPTTRQAIQASVAGSLAIVLGDRISPERWYWAVIAAFLVFAGTTTWAESLTKGWQRLLGTVLGVPCGMAVATLVAGNSTASLVMIFVCLFCAFYFMQVAQSLMAFWITTVLALLYGLLGQFSVEVLVLRIEETAVGAAIGVAVAILLLPTTLSTTIRKDTREFLSSLSLVIETSIARMFGQQGANSPTEEARELDRKLQQFRITAKPLLAGVTGLAGRHNIQHSLRLFTICDRYGRNLARNGERYVDPSCPAELAEAVRTAARQIQHNIDALVAALDGRHAAPLIAASDALETAETLAAQRDGSGRQEELLRILRSLRRIERAVVATTTHLDADAGLKLSKS; from the coding sequence ATGAATTCACCGCCCGCGCAGTTGATTTGGTCCTGCAGACCGGTCCGTCGGCGCAAGGAGAGGCGGTCCCGGGTGTCCGGTCGGTACGGCGTGCGTGAGCGCCGCGAACGCCACCTACCCGATGGGTCGACGCGTCCTCCGACCTGGCTGGCAGACCTCTACCAGCGCGCGCAGATCTGGACGATCGGCTCCGATCCGGGGCTGTTGCGGCTACGCCTAGCCATCCGGACAACAGCCGCGTTGGGGTGTTCCCTGCTGGTGATGTCCCTGGTCACCCGGGCCGAGGGTCAGCCGCTCACCGTGGCACTGCTGGGCGCCCTCATCACGATGATCGCGGCGCGATCGGTGAACGAGCCGGATCCGCGACAACAACGCATCACGATGGCGCTGCTGCCGCTACCCGCGGCGCTGTCGATCGCCGCCGCGGCCCTGCTCACCCCGTATCGCTTGGCCAGCGACTTCGTGTTCGTGGTCATCGTTTTCGCGGCGGTGTATATCCGGCGCTTCGGGCCCCGCGGACGCGCCTTCGGCATGGTCGCGTTCATGGCCTACTTCTTCACCCTGTACCTGCGGGCAGGGGTTCGTGAGCTGCCCTGGATGGTCGCCGCGGTCGTCGTCGGCACGGTCTGCACCTTCGTCATGACCGCATATGTGCTGCCCGACCGACCGGAGCGTGTGCTGCGTGCCACCATCCGCTCGCTGCGGGCGCGGATGGCCATCGTGGTGGACACCACCGCCGAAGCGCTTCGAGCGGGCCGCTTGGACGAGCGGCGGCGGCGACGCATTCGCGCCCGCATCGCCCGCCTCAACGACACCGCGCTCATGGTGCAAAGCCAAATCGAGGACGAAGCGAACCCGGCCAGACTGGGACCCGGGATTGGCGACGAGGCGCTGACTCCGTGGCTGTTCGACGCCGAACTGGCCGTGGAATGGGTCGCGATCGCCGGTCAGCGCGCCACTCTCGTCGCAGCGGAGATACCTGCCGCCACCCGGGCCGAACTAGCCGCCACGTTGACCCAACTGGCCAGGGCGATCCGGCTCCCCCGATCCGGCGCACTGCACGACGTGGCGAGCCACGCCCAGCAGGTGCTGGATGCACAGCCCCCGATTGAGCCCGGGTCCGAGGAATCGGGCGTCAACATGGTGCGGCGGCTCGCTTCGGCGATCATCGCCGCCGCGACAGCGACTTCGGAGGTGCGGGCCCTGCTCGAACACCCCGACAGCCAACCTGCGTCGCCTCCCGAGCGAGATGTCCTAGAGGCACCTCCGGCCGATGTGGACACCGACCATTCCCGCAGGGGTCTGTTGCCCACGACGCGGCAGGCCATTCAGGCCTCCGTCGCGGGGTCTCTGGCGATCGTGCTGGGCGACCGGATCTCGCCGGAGCGCTGGTATTGGGCGGTGATCGCGGCGTTCCTGGTCTTCGCCGGCACCACCACTTGGGCCGAAAGCCTGACCAAGGGCTGGCAACGGTTGCTGGGTACCGTCCTCGGGGTGCCCTGCGGCATGGCAGTCGCCACGTTGGTCGCAGGAAACAGCACCGCGTCGCTCGTCATGATCTTCGTGTGCCTGTTCTGCGCGTTCTATTTCATGCAGGTAGCCCAAAGTCTGATGGCGTTCTGGATCACCACGGTATTGGCACTGCTGTACGGACTGCTCGGACAATTCAGCGTCGAAGTGCTCGTGCTGCGAATCGAAGAGACCGCCGTCGGTGCGGCCATCGGTGTCGCCGTGGCAATACTCCTGCTGCCCACCACACTCAGCACCACCATCCGTAAGGACACCCGAGAGTTCCTGAGCTCGTTGTCTCTGGTGATCGAGACATCCATCGCGCGAATGTTCGGTCAGCAGGGGGCGAACAGTCCTACCGAGGAAGCGCGCGAACTCGACCGGAAGCTGCAACAGTTCCGGATCACCGCCAAGCCGCTGCTGGCCGGTGTGACCGGACTGGCGGGCCGGCACAACATCCAGCACAGCCTAAGGCTGTTCACGATCTGCGACCGCTACGGACGAAACCTGGCACGCAACGGCGAACGCTATGTAGACCCCTCATGTCCAGCGGAGCTCGCCGAGGCCGTCAGAACCGCCGCGCGACAGATCCAACACAACATCGACGCGCTGGTGGCAGCACTGGACGGTAGGCACGCGGCTCCCCTCATCGCCGCATCCGATGCCCTCGAAACCGCTGAAACTCTTGCCGCACAACGGGATGGATCGGGCCGGCAAGAGGAATTGTTGCGCATTCTGCGCTCTCTGCGACGAATCGAACGTGCCGTCGTCGCCACCACCACCCATCTGGACGCGGATGCCGGCCTCAAATTATCGAAGTCCTGA
- a CDS encoding LpqN/LpqT family lipoprotein, with protein MQLTRHLATACATVALALTVVACGSETTTESKTESTTSTSTSTATSTSTATVTSTATSPTPGAHAMTVAEYISQNNIKETPVRPGDPGSPTINLPVPPNWHRLPETAAPYYGIASDQAADPNDPPTVSAIVAKLEGNVDPAKILEYAPNDLKTLPGFEGGSANGKESTLGGFQAWQFGGTYDKNGKRRMAAQKTVVINSPNGLYVLELDADAVESETDKLMDATSAIDEQTTITP; from the coding sequence ATGCAATTGACTAGGCACTTGGCGACGGCATGCGCGACAGTGGCGCTGGCACTGACGGTGGTTGCTTGCGGGTCTGAGACCACGACCGAATCCAAAACCGAATCCACGACTTCGACCTCAACGTCTACGGCGACGTCGACATCCACTGCGACGGTGACATCGACGGCGACGAGCCCGACCCCGGGTGCGCACGCCATGACCGTCGCCGAATACATCAGCCAGAACAACATCAAGGAAACGCCCGTCCGCCCCGGCGACCCAGGCTCCCCGACCATCAACCTTCCGGTGCCTCCGAACTGGCATCGACTTCCCGAAACCGCCGCGCCCTATTACGGCATCGCGAGCGACCAGGCCGCCGACCCCAATGACCCGCCGACCGTCTCGGCCATCGTCGCCAAGCTCGAGGGCAACGTCGACCCGGCCAAGATCCTCGAGTACGCCCCGAACGACTTGAAGACCCTGCCGGGGTTCGAGGGCGGCTCTGCAAACGGAAAAGAATCCACCCTGGGTGGGTTCCAGGCGTGGCAGTTCGGCGGTACCTACGACAAGAACGGCAAGCGGCGCATGGCCGCGCAAAAAACGGTGGTCATCAACAGTCCGAACGGACTCTATGTGCTGGAACTCGACGCCGACGCCGTCGAATCCGAAACGGACAAGCTGATGGACGCCACCAGCGCGATCGACGAGCAGACCACCATCACCCCCTAG
- a CDS encoding GH92 family glycosyl hydrolase codes for MRSRRAWRILAALLVVVAPVLPLMAGGPTAYDGPPSFVVSPVDHVDTLIGTGTGGSIVGEINNFPGASVPFGMVQYSPDTTDNYAGYDYQNAHATGFSMTHASVGCPAFGDISMLPSTTAISTEPWRAWERIAHDDTEVGVPGYYTVRFPETGVTAELTASTRTGFGRFTYPKDGRPALLRVRSGASLGGNSRSTIQIDQDNTTITGWATSGDFCGTGSAYTVYFAMTFNQPFTSYGAWDGQAVYPGVRSAHARYSGGYVEFPSGSALEVRTAISYVGIDGARANLAAEGAAGFDDVRAAAKTEWNAVLSRIAVAGRDPDHVKTFYTCLYRSLLHPNAFNDVDGRYIGFDSAIHTVADGRTQYANFSDWDTYRSLAALQGLLFPERAGDMAQSLVNDAEQSGSLPRWALANYATGMMTGDSVVPLIVNLYTFGANNFDLQTALRYMVDGATQGGVGLNGYVQRPGIATYLQLGYAPQIHDFFANGRIAGASITLEWSVDDFTISRFAESLGDTETAAEFQKRAQYWQNLFNPSTRFISPRGPTGFFADGHGFEDIPGGFGQDGFDEGNAEQYVWWVPHNVAGLVTALGGRKAVAERLDRFTKHLNVGPNEPYLWIGNEPGFGVPWLYNYIGQPWKTQRTVDRVRGLFAPTPNGAPGNDDLGALSSWYVWAALGLYPSIPGTPILTVNTPLFDRAVITLPTGRTIQISAPGASAPSRMKYISGLDVNGQRADKTYLPESIIRIGGEIRFTLSGFPDKSWATDQSAAPPSFGAGSSALTANIAQPVVTIAPGASENVQVDIQRMIDGPGDYAITGVSPIHGITVAATSGRFAGDGSAAADVAISVAPAVPAGYYWTALNATVGESSRTLYVLVTVAA; via the coding sequence ATGCGATCACGAAGGGCGTGGCGGATACTTGCCGCACTCCTCGTGGTGGTCGCACCCGTGCTGCCGTTGATGGCGGGCGGGCCGACCGCTTACGACGGGCCGCCGTCTTTCGTCGTCAGTCCGGTCGACCACGTCGACACGCTCATCGGAACCGGGACCGGCGGATCGATCGTCGGAGAGATCAACAATTTCCCCGGCGCCTCGGTGCCATTCGGGATGGTGCAGTACTCGCCCGACACCACCGACAACTACGCCGGCTACGACTACCAAAACGCCCACGCGACAGGCTTCAGCATGACCCACGCGTCGGTGGGCTGCCCCGCCTTCGGGGACATCTCGATGCTGCCGAGCACGACCGCGATCTCCACTGAACCCTGGCGCGCCTGGGAGCGGATTGCGCATGACGACACCGAGGTGGGGGTGCCCGGTTATTACACGGTCCGGTTCCCGGAGACCGGTGTGACCGCGGAACTCACCGCGAGTACCCGCACCGGCTTTGGCCGGTTCACCTATCCCAAGGATGGCCGTCCCGCACTGCTCCGGGTGCGTTCCGGCGCGTCGCTTGGGGGTAACTCACGGTCGACCATTCAGATTGACCAGGACAACACCACGATCACCGGATGGGCGACCAGCGGCGACTTCTGCGGAACCGGCAGTGCTTACACCGTGTACTTCGCCATGACGTTCAACCAGCCGTTCACGTCCTACGGCGCCTGGGACGGACAGGCCGTATACCCCGGTGTGCGGAGTGCCCATGCGCGATACAGCGGCGGGTATGTGGAATTCCCGTCCGGCTCGGCGTTGGAAGTGCGAACCGCCATCTCTTACGTCGGCATCGACGGTGCCCGCGCCAATTTGGCTGCCGAGGGTGCAGCCGGCTTTGACGACGTTCGTGCGGCCGCCAAGACCGAGTGGAATGCTGTGCTGTCACGCATCGCCGTGGCCGGGCGGGATCCCGATCACGTAAAGACCTTCTACACGTGTCTGTATCGGTCGCTGTTGCACCCCAACGCTTTTAACGACGTCGACGGACGCTACATCGGATTCGACAGCGCGATCCACACGGTGGCCGACGGCCGCACTCAGTACGCCAATTTCTCCGACTGGGACACCTACCGGAGTCTGGCTGCGCTGCAGGGACTGCTGTTTCCAGAGCGGGCCGGCGACATGGCCCAATCGCTGGTGAATGATGCCGAGCAGAGCGGATCGCTGCCTCGCTGGGCGCTTGCGAATTACGCGACCGGAATGATGACCGGGGATAGCGTGGTACCGCTGATTGTGAACCTATATACGTTTGGGGCCAACAACTTTGACCTCCAAACAGCCCTACGCTACATGGTCGACGGCGCGACCCAGGGCGGCGTCGGGCTCAACGGCTACGTGCAACGGCCCGGCATCGCGACCTATCTGCAACTCGGCTACGCACCTCAGATTCACGATTTCTTCGCCAACGGTCGCATCGCGGGTGCATCGATCACCCTGGAGTGGTCGGTCGACGACTTCACGATCTCCCGTTTCGCCGAGTCACTCGGGGACACCGAGACCGCAGCCGAATTCCAGAAGCGGGCCCAGTACTGGCAGAACCTGTTCAACCCCAGCACCCGCTTCATCTCGCCACGCGGCCCGACCGGATTCTTCGCGGACGGCCACGGGTTCGAGGACATCCCGGGCGGATTCGGCCAGGACGGATTCGATGAGGGCAATGCCGAGCAGTACGTCTGGTGGGTGCCGCACAACGTCGCCGGACTGGTGACGGCACTCGGCGGTCGCAAGGCGGTGGCCGAACGACTCGATCGCTTCACCAAGCACCTCAACGTCGGACCCAACGAACCCTATCTGTGGATCGGCAACGAGCCGGGCTTCGGGGTGCCGTGGCTGTACAACTACATCGGGCAGCCGTGGAAGACGCAACGAACGGTGGACCGCGTGCGCGGGTTGTTCGCCCCCACGCCCAACGGTGCCCCGGGCAACGATGACCTGGGCGCGCTGTCGAGTTGGTACGTGTGGGCCGCTTTAGGCCTGTACCCGAGCATTCCGGGCACCCCAATACTTACCGTCAACACACCGCTGTTCGACCGGGCCGTCATCACCCTCCCGACGGGCCGCACCATCCAGATCTCCGCGCCCGGCGCTTCCGCGCCGAGCCGCATGAAGTACATCAGCGGCCTCGACGTCAACGGCCAGCGAGCCGACAAGACGTACCTCCCGGAATCAATCATCCGTATCGGGGGCGAGATCAGATTCACGCTATCGGGTTTCCCGGACAAGTCTTGGGCCACTGACCAATCCGCAGCGCCGCCGTCATTCGGTGCGGGCAGTTCGGCCCTGACAGCCAACATCGCTCAACCCGTCGTCACGATCGCACCGGGCGCCTCGGAGAACGTGCAAGTCGACATCCAGCGGATGATCGACGGTCCCGGCGACTACGCGATCACCGGCGTGTCACCGATCCACGGGATCACCGTCGCCGCCACATCGGGGCGGTTCGCCGGCGACGGATCCGCCGCGGCGGACGTCGCCATCTCGGTGGCACCGGCAGTGCCCGCGGGGTACTACTGGACGGCGCTGAACGCCACGGTCGGCGAGAGCAGTAGGACCTTGTACGTCCTCGTCACGGTTGCCGCCTGA
- a CDS encoding lysylphosphatidylglycerol synthase transmembrane domain-containing protein, with translation MRVDGREILVSGDLLQPLMRRTNDLIRLGLSAAFLVLVVFSSLITRPRWEALEKSVSEIVGVLTPTQADLVYLIYGLAILALPFMILIGLVVGRQWKLLAAYAAAAFMAFLPLSISSNRIAAPRWHFDVSDRLTTVPAQFVDDPRWIAMLAAVLTVSGPWLPARWRRWWWGLLLAFVPIHLVVSAIVPARSLLGLSVGWFVGAFVVLVVGTPALEVPLDGAVRAMGKRGFMVSRLVVVRPAGPGPLVLAAEETDSGSRAAIELYGPHQRSGGALRQLWWKLRLRGSETAPLQTSMQRAVEHRALMAIAIGDLGVANTSTIAVAALDRGWTMYAHKPVRGTPLDEVASDTPVGNVWKSLRVLNENQISHGDLRSHEITVSDGTVLFGGFGAAEYGATDAQLQSDIAQLLVTTTALYGAEAAVAAAIEVFGKDDILTASRRLTKSAVPKRIRESVPNPKDVIASARAEVKHQTGADEIETETITRFSRGQFIQLVLIGALVYVAYPFISTVPTFFSELRTANWWWALLGLTVSALTYVGAAAALWACADGLVSFWKLSIMQVANTFAATTTPAGVGGLALSTRFLQKGGLSALRATAAVALQQSVQVIVHVVLLIIFSAAAGTSADLSHFVPSATLLYLIGGVALGIVGTFLLVPNLRRWLATAVRPRLKEVWGDLTELAREPRRLALIVAGSGGTTLGAALALWASVEAFGGGTNFVTVTVVTMVGGTLASAAPTPGGVGAVEAALIGGLAAFGVPTAIGVPSVLLYRVLTCWLPVFVGWPVMRWLTRNDMI, from the coding sequence TTACGGCCTGGCGATTCTGGCCTTGCCCTTCATGATTCTGATCGGCCTCGTCGTCGGGCGCCAATGGAAGCTGCTCGCCGCCTACGCGGCAGCGGCGTTCATGGCGTTTCTCCCGTTGTCGATCAGTAGCAACCGCATTGCCGCACCCCGGTGGCACTTCGACGTGTCGGACCGGCTCACCACGGTGCCGGCCCAGTTCGTCGACGACCCGCGGTGGATCGCGATGCTTGCGGCGGTGCTCACCGTGTCAGGCCCTTGGCTGCCCGCTCGGTGGCGACGCTGGTGGTGGGGGCTCTTGCTGGCTTTCGTGCCGATCCATCTGGTGGTCAGCGCCATCGTCCCCGCCCGCTCGTTGTTGGGGCTGTCGGTGGGGTGGTTCGTCGGCGCCTTCGTGGTGCTGGTGGTCGGCACTCCCGCCCTCGAGGTGCCGCTGGACGGGGCGGTCCGCGCGATGGGTAAACGCGGATTCATGGTGTCCCGACTCGTGGTGGTACGTCCGGCCGGACCGGGTCCCTTGGTGTTGGCGGCCGAGGAGACGGACTCGGGCTCCAGGGCCGCGATCGAGTTGTACGGCCCGCACCAACGAAGTGGCGGCGCATTGCGCCAGCTGTGGTGGAAGCTGCGGTTGCGGGGATCCGAGACGGCGCCGTTGCAGACGTCGATGCAACGCGCGGTCGAGCACCGCGCGTTGATGGCGATCGCCATCGGCGACCTTGGTGTGGCCAATACCTCGACAATCGCGGTAGCCGCCCTCGACCGGGGCTGGACGATGTATGCGCACAAACCCGTTCGCGGCACACCACTCGACGAGGTGGCGAGCGATACGCCTGTTGGCAACGTGTGGAAATCCTTGCGAGTCCTCAACGAGAACCAGATCTCACACGGCGACCTGCGCAGTCACGAGATCACCGTAAGCGACGGCACCGTGCTGTTCGGCGGTTTCGGTGCTGCCGAATACGGGGCCACGGACGCTCAGCTGCAATCCGACATCGCCCAATTACTGGTCACCACAACGGCTTTGTACGGCGCAGAGGCCGCAGTGGCCGCCGCGATCGAGGTGTTCGGCAAGGACGACATCCTGACGGCATCCCGCCGACTCACCAAATCCGCGGTGCCCAAACGGATCCGGGAATCGGTCCCCAACCCTAAAGACGTCATCGCCAGCGCCCGGGCGGAGGTGAAGCACCAAACGGGTGCGGACGAGATCGAGACCGAGACCATCACCCGGTTCAGCCGCGGCCAGTTCATCCAGCTGGTACTCATCGGCGCGCTGGTCTATGTCGCCTATCCCTTCATCAGTACCGTCCCCACGTTCTTCTCCGAATTGCGAACCGCCAACTGGTGGTGGGCGTTGCTGGGTCTGACGGTGTCGGCGTTGACCTATGTCGGTGCGGCCGCTGCCCTGTGGGCCTGCGCCGACGGACTGGTCAGCTTCTGGAAGCTGTCGATCATGCAGGTGGCCAACACGTTTGCGGCGACGACCACGCCGGCCGGTGTCGGCGGCCTGGCACTCAGCACCCGGTTCCTGCAAAAGGGCGGCCTGAGCGCGTTGCGGGCCACGGCGGCGGTGGCGCTACAACAGTCGGTTCAGGTGATCGTCCACGTCGTGCTGCTCATCATCTTCAGTGCCGCGGCGGGCACCTCTGCCGACCTCTCGCATTTCGTCCCGAGCGCCACCCTGCTGTATCTGATCGGCGGTGTGGCACTGGGCATTGTCGGCACCTTCTTGTTGGTCCCCAACCTGCGGCGCTGGCTGGCGACGGCGGTGCGGCCCAGGCTCAAGGAGGTTTGGGGGGATCTCACCGAACTTGCCCGCGAGCCAAGGCGGCTCGCGCTGATCGTGGCCGGTAGTGGTGGGACGACCCTGGGTGCGGCGTTGGCGTTGTGGGCGAGTGTCGAAGCCTTCGGCGGCGGCACCAACTTCGTCACGGTCACGGTCGTGACGATGGTCGGCGGGACCCTGGCATCTGCGGCCCCCACCCCGGGTGGCGTCGGCGCCGTCGAGGCGGCCCTGATCGGTGGGCTGGCCGCGTTCGGTGTGCCGACCGCCATCGGTGTGCCGTCGGTGCTGTTGTATCGGGTACTCACCTGCTGGCTGCCGGTGTTCGTCGGATGGCCGGTGATGCGCTGGCTCACTCGCAACGACATGATCTGA